In a genomic window of Mus pahari chromosome 8, PAHARI_EIJ_v1.1, whole genome shotgun sequence:
- the LOC110325082 gene encoding granzyme E-like, with translation MPPVLILLALLLPLGAGAEEILGSHEFKPHSCPYMAFIKSEESDGNVSYCEGFLIPDNFVLTAAHCNDSSMTVTLGTHNLKAKEATQQIIPVAEAIPYPDYNGTVFSSDIILLKLKSKAKRTRAVRPLNLPRRNVNGKPGDVCSIAGWGQMVPNGSLANILHEVELTVQKDWITEMTFVQVYIMRDARMQKHNSEAQMNVNQGGC, from the exons ATGCCACCAGTCCTGATTCTCCTGGCCCTACTTCTGCCTCTTGGAGCTGGAGCAG AAGAGATCCTCGGGAGCCATGAGTTCAAGCCCCACTCTTGCCCCTACATGGCATTTATTAAGTCTGAGGAAAGTGACGGGAATGTCAGTTACTGTGAAGGCTTTCTGATTCCAGACAACTTTGTGCTGACAGCTGCTCACTGCAATG ACAGCTCAATGACAGTCACACTGGGGACCCACAACCTAAAGGCTAAGGAGGCGACACAGCAGATCATCCCTGTGGCAGAAGCCATTCCCTATCCAGACTATAATGGTACTGTCTTCTCCAGTGACATCATTCTGTTAAAG CTGAAGAGTAAGGCCAAGAGGACTAGAGCTGTGAGGCCCCTCAACCTGCCCAGGCGAAATGTCAACGGGAAGCCAGGAGATGTGTGCTCTATAGCTGGTTGGGGACAGATGGTGCCAAATGGGTCATTAGCAAACATACTGCACGAGGTTGAGTTGACAGTACAAAAGGATTGG ataacagAAATGACATTTGTGCAGGTTTACATCATGAGAGATGCACGTATGCAGAAGCACAATTCAGAAGCACAGATGAATGTGAATCAAGGAGGCTGTTAA